In Streptomyces sp. NBC_00569, a single genomic region encodes these proteins:
- a CDS encoding DUF4333 domain-containing protein codes for MIKSRLSAATWALSAVAAGALLVGCSGSVSVGKSDPKVSKSKLADTVAEKLAATTGQPKPDVTCPEDLVGKVGNTGRCTLTASDGSTLGVTVKVSSVDGDNVNFDIKADETPSPAAS; via the coding sequence ATGATCAAGTCCCGCCTCTCAGCCGCTACGTGGGCCCTGTCGGCCGTAGCCGCGGGCGCGCTGCTCGTCGGCTGCTCGGGGTCGGTGAGTGTGGGGAAGTCCGACCCGAAGGTGTCCAAGAGCAAGTTGGCCGACACGGTCGCCGAAAAGCTCGCTGCCACCACAGGTCAGCCGAAGCCGGACGTCACCTGCCCCGAGGACCTCGTCGGGAAGGTCGGCAACACCGGCCGCTGCACGCTGACGGCGAGTGACGGCAGCACTCTGGGCGTGACGGTCAAGGTTTCCTCGGTCGACGGAGACAATGTCAACTTCGACATCAAGGCCGACGAGACGCCTTCCCCGGCTGCGAGCTGA
- a CDS encoding putative T7SS-secreted protein, translating into MAATLGSTDDPKDLIPGEVSKLGEIETAFNSWSDKFEKIGDGLRDLRIKGWVGQASEAFWPTLTKEKTNWYFASDAMSGAAKAVHSYSSMLSWAQGQAGTAIDKWKSGDHEAAETLLKGAQKQLKEETEKLTKKLHDLAGDTKDSPDWLTAIRSGVDAKKWLEDHGVGKSAIAPASWKKENQRWFGTPENPRRRDKEWGKGEDGKWYFRDKAEPAGADDETTPEKKKPEVSIKIAEWSGKASVWSDGIDGDGKWGDAKYKYAAGAQALGVDGSAGLSVTDGRFKAGVSGTAYLAQASANGSVEYGVAAVQGEAKAFVGADASANVSVGKDGVHAGAEAFAGAKATGSASADVAGVGVGATAEGWAGVGAEAHGDLGMKDGKFTVGGDVGVGLGLGGKAGFEVTVDTGKLTGALSDGADAVGDAWDSTVGSWF; encoded by the coding sequence ATGGCAGCGACGCTCGGGTCGACTGACGACCCGAAGGATCTCATTCCGGGTGAGGTCAGCAAGCTCGGCGAGATCGAGACCGCTTTCAACAGCTGGTCCGACAAGTTCGAGAAGATCGGCGACGGCCTGCGCGACCTGCGCATCAAGGGCTGGGTCGGTCAGGCCAGCGAGGCCTTCTGGCCCACCTTGACCAAGGAAAAGACCAACTGGTACTTCGCCAGCGACGCGATGTCGGGCGCTGCCAAGGCCGTTCACTCGTACTCCTCCATGCTGAGCTGGGCGCAGGGGCAGGCCGGAACCGCGATCGACAAGTGGAAGTCCGGCGACCACGAGGCCGCCGAAACCCTCTTGAAGGGTGCGCAGAAGCAGCTCAAGGAAGAGACCGAGAAGCTCACCAAAAAGCTGCACGACCTCGCTGGTGACACCAAGGACAGCCCTGACTGGCTCACCGCGATCCGAAGTGGCGTGGACGCCAAGAAGTGGTTGGAGGACCACGGCGTCGGCAAGAGCGCCATCGCGCCCGCGTCGTGGAAGAAGGAGAACCAGCGCTGGTTCGGCACCCCGGAAAACCCACGCCGCAGGGACAAGGAGTGGGGCAAGGGCGAGGACGGCAAGTGGTACTTCCGCGACAAGGCCGAACCGGCCGGCGCCGACGATGAGACCACGCCGGAGAAGAAGAAGCCCGAGGTGAGTATCAAGATCGCCGAGTGGTCGGGCAAGGCCAGTGTCTGGTCGGACGGCATCGACGGCGACGGAAAATGGGGCGACGCCAAGTACAAGTACGCCGCAGGTGCACAGGCCCTGGGCGTTGACGGTTCGGCCGGTCTGAGCGTCACCGACGGACGGTTCAAGGCCGGTGTTTCGGGAACGGCGTATCTCGCCCAGGCCTCGGCGAACGGCAGCGTCGAGTACGGCGTCGCCGCCGTCCAGGGTGAGGCGAAGGCCTTCGTGGGTGCCGACGCGTCGGCGAACGTCTCCGTCGGCAAGGACGGAGTGCATGCCGGCGCCGAGGCATTCGCCGGAGCCAAGGCGACAGGATCCGCCTCTGCCGACGTCGCCGGTGTCGGCGTCGGTGCGACTGCCGAGGGCTGGGCAGGCGTGGGAGCCGAAGCACATGGCGATCTCGGCATGAAGGACGGCAAGTTCACCGTCGGCGGCGACGTCGGAGTGGGTTTGGGTCTCGGCGGCAAGGCCGGATTCGAAGTCACCGTTGATACCGGCAAGCTGACCGGCGCGCTCAGCGATGGTGCCGACGCCGTGGGCGATGCCTGGGACAGCACAGTCGGCAGCTGGTTCTAG